AACAGGTCTGGCGATTCAAGTCGGTGTGGAATCGAGTTTTGCTTGCTAGAAGGTGAAACAGCTAACGATTaaaatatttcttctttttttttctctctctttttataaAAGTCCTCCAGAAGCCTCTGCTGACTGCTGATCATAAGTTTATATAGGTTTACAGTTTACGACCTCTGCGCACCGTTTAGCGGCTTAGGTGtaatatctctttttttttttttcagattttataTGCAAGTACAAAAGATGAaaagaagcccaacaacaatgcCTTAAAAAAAAGGTTACCCAACCCATCTGTGAATTGGGATTCTCTACAGTCTACAATTTCCGTCTAATAATCAAAAATAAGTCTGGTGTGGTGGTAAAACACAAGTAAAAGCCATGAAAACACAAAAGTAAGTGTGATGTAATGTGACACACTTTTCAAATTTATTGATGAGAATGTTACGAGAATTATACATCATGGGCATTGCAGAGCCCCGGATCCGTTGTGTTGCAAGAGAATAATAACAAGATACACATTGATTGACATTCTAGAGGGCAACAAAAAAGGTAACAAATAGATTTGAGACCCTTCTTTTCACTAACAGGCAGTGCCCTCAACAAGCTTGTTAAGCTTCTTGGTCCTCAACCTCTCAGCATATACCTCACTTCCTTGGCATTCATATCTGCACCCAATAGAACAGCAAAATTTCAGTACAAATAACTTCAAGACTCGAGTTTTTAGCATTCTTAATGGGGCATCAATTACTTAAAACCCTTACCTAGGTGGTAAACATATCAAAGGGCTTAGGCTTTCTGCAAGTTTAACAGCTTCTTCGTCCGTATTCACGATCTGATTAAAGCAAAAGTATCGCCCACACGTTGAGGTGTCTTCAAAGGCTCGTATATGAACGTCAGCAAGGAAGTTCACATCTACAGAGGCCAGGACTCcattttcatacatttgagcTGCACCTGTTTTTAATTTGAAGTAGGCATAGAGATTCAATCACTGGTTCTCAAAAACAAGCTTATGGTGAATATGTGTTAACTCAGAAGTACGTAAATAAATTTCATAGTATGCATCCTTTATTACCTTTCAGATACGACATAGTTGATTGAGGGTTCTGTTGAGTGACAGCAGGTCCTAGAACTAGTGCAGCATTGACGGAAACCATGTTTACCATACGGTCCATCGCTAGAGCCCAAGCTGCCCGTTCAGATAGTGTTTTTGCCAGGGCGTaccacaacttcaatttcagaaGACAAGTACTTCAGTATGTATAAAACACAATTCAAAACTGATATATAACGCAGGCATATATCTGGGGTCAACAATTTCGTCACTTTGATTACGCCTAAGAAAGACTTTTACATTCACTTGATACCAGTATTAAGGCTACTATTGCCTTCTGAATGCGTTTACTCTGTTACGTCTACTAGTTTCATAACAAAGATCACCATGATTTGAATCACTTGTCCACCACTACATTCACCATTATTGGACATGATACTCCACCACCACTAAGACAAGCACATCGACGTAATTAGTATACAAGTCCTCCTTGCAGCGTCTACTTTTCCTGCATTGATTCCTCCCACTTAACCACATTATTAGAACACCTGCTAGAACTATCATAATAAACACATTCACTTCAACATATCTAAATATAAGATAGTCTGAAAGATTCCCAAATCATTACCCATAAAATATAGAGGAAAAGGCATCGAGTGTTGTATTAAATAAAGCAgccacagaaaaagaaaaatgaaatgttCCTAAAATAAAGAATTTGACAAAAAGATGCACCCACAAAAACGGAAAAAGCCTTGAAGTGGATATTTAATTTGTAAAATCCATGAGATTCACAAAATCTTGGATAATCTACTAAAGGAAAGAATTTACACTGGGTCAGAGACACAAGGCCTAAttgattttatgcaattgaaGTGGCTTCTTtgaaatgtttttatttttgctaTCATGGACCTACAGAAAGTCCACAGGCAATTCATTTGGTTTGATAATACTTTTTGACTAAATGAAAATCGCCAGCAGataaaaggttaaaaaaaagttttcaagCAAATTGATCAAAATCTTCTGCTTACACACCCACAAACAATCAAAGAAGACGACAAATAAATATACTTCAGAATATGGAGACTGGTCAGACCTTAAGTTTCCTGCAGAATTCTTGATTACTCCAGGAACCCTCATCTACATCCTTCTCAGAACAAATATCTTCTCTCCATATAGATGCTGCTAAAGAAGAACTAAACACAATCTTCTCTAGGGTATCAGTTTGTGCACAAGCCTCCACTACATTAATTGCTCCTCTAACTTCAAAATCCACCATTTTCTCCTGGCCAAATAATGAAATTGCTTACTATTAGCAACACAATTGATAAAAGCAATCACTAATTGCCTGTTTAAGGATCAAGATTTGTGCTTTGTTAATTAACTCACATCATAACCATCTAGACTATCCAAACAGCAGAACACAGCAGAACAGCCCTTCAACGCAGTCAGAATGCTGTGATAATCCAAACAATCCACACCAAACATCACCAATCCCTCCTCCcctttctccatctctctcattttcttcactAAATCAGTGTCTCctgcaaaacacaaaaaagaaaacccaaaacacAAACTCTCATTTACAAATTTTCAAACACCTGGAAGAGTTCTCAAAAGggaacccaaaaaaatagagCAAAGTTCAGAACTTACCATTCGTTTGAAGAGCTGCATGAACAGTGTATCCCCTTCTCAATAGCCCCTTCACAATCCAAAAACCCACATAGGTTGAGGCATCAAGAACACAAACTGGAGGCTTTTCCGGATCAAGTCTTGCCCTTTTTGCTTCATTttccttcattgttttttttcctcgttTTGCTTTCACTCTGATCTTCTCTACAATACTTATATGGGTTGTGAGAGAATTCGAATCCTAATAAGAGTTGGTGAACTATTTTTCGTTACACGTTCTCTCATCTACTCACCTTAAGCCTTGTCTGCCTTTTCATTCAACTTTATTTTTATTCTACTAATATaaaggaaaatgaaagaaaggtTTCTAAAAATCAGGATATATATGGATGTGTGTCAAGTGCGTGgtgggtaatttcaaacgtaacctatttggtttgttttctttcttttggggGTGTCTAATAGTTTATATGATTGGGAGGGATTTAAGTAGGTGAAGAACGTGGCTGAGAAGAAGTTGGGTTAGGCAAGTTAAAACTCAACAAACAACCATGGTGGAGGCcccaaaagcaaaaatattcttaattttaattttaagtttttcCCTTTGAATCTTCCTGTTCCTACGTGCAACAGTGgctaaaaaaatttaacattgaacgacatcatataaatttattttttttgatattcgatatgggtctaaactctaATCATCAAGTCATTGAACATAAAAATTTAACATTACCGATAAGATAAATTGGACTAAAACTTAATATGTAGTCACAGAGATATTATTTCTAGTGGGAATCAAATTGGTGAACTCCCCCACAGTCACGTGCCCTTAAGTCAATATCAAAAGTAAAGCagctcacaaaaaaaaaaaaaaaagtagtggaTCAATTACATTATTGGGTTATCCACTTGTCCCTTCATGGATGATGGAGATCATGACACATAGATAACTAAGATTGAGATAGGGAACAAAACAGAGCAAAAAACCAGGCGGGTGCATCCCCCTATTGCTGCCTGCCAGTTTCAAtgattttgtttgaaaaataaaagattttaacaataaaaattTCATTACAGGAATATGCTTGATCATGAAATTACCAATTAATTAGGGTGTGGTTAGAAGAGTGGATGCATTGTATCAGAATCTAATTAAATCGGTCAATGAACATAACTGGGTTTCTATCAACACAAAACGACAAACCCTTCATTGACGGATACATGTCATTTGTCAACAACAGTAAGACATTTCCGACTATTGATGTCTTCATTAAAGGTTCTAGTTCGGGTCAACGGTTCCGGTGGTAGTGTCTTTCACAGCTGAGGTAACATTTTAAATGAAGACCGTTGTATTAGGGCTTTCAATCAATCTTTTACAAAATATAAAACTTTGAGAACAAAATTTACTTTAATACACCATTTACAATGTCGCTGTGTAATAAATAGTAATAAAGGTTTACCCCACGATCTATCAAGTCGATTGACCAAGAATCTTATTCAAGATAAAGAATTTGATTCTAAATTAACACAAATCattattttcaagtgatttaagTTGGACCACAATCCAATTAACCTATTAGATAATTTTGCGCGTGCCTAACCCAGTCTGAATTTGGGCCAGAATTTGGAGATTGGGTTGGTCAAAGAAAAGGACTAGAAAAGAGACTGGTCACTTCATAACCCGGACGGCAACAAAAGGATTCCGTTTGAGTTTCAATCAACTAAAACATAATTGAAAGAACCATCTCGGAGAGGAAGCAAAAGCATACTGGCTGGTACTTACGTGCAAGTAGTAGTGGTGAGaataatggagaaaaaaaaaatggaggttATCACATGTGGCAACATTGAGGAGGTTACCACTAACTGCAATATTAGATTTTCGCAGGAAGCAAGCACaacgaagaaaaagaaatgtggGTTTGGAGGATTGCCTACAATATGTAGGAAGATAGATCCTGGAAAACGCATCTGAAGTTGAAGTAGGTGGAAAAAGCTATCCTTCTTTGGCGTGTCAGTTATGAAGAAGCTGAAGAGTTCTAGTTTGGCTTCCAGTGTCCAACCAATGTATTCTCCATCCttccttattttcttgttttcaaattgTACTCTCTTATCTGCACATACATTTAAGAACCATATTTTGCAGCTGAGAAATGCAACTCAAATACTTACAAATTCGCAGATTATACGCTACTTACAAAGAGTTTGACAAACACCCTATTGGCATGTCCAGTGATGAGCAGAGACACTCTGGGCTGGCAAATTTTTACCATCTTCAGTGGTGATATCGTTTCTCAAAAAAAACTTGATGGGACCTGAAAAGGCAGAACTAGTGTTTAGTGTAGCAGAAAGGAAGATCAGAAAGAATCAAGTGGCAGAACAAATAAAATCAACCATTTCCACCAATCATGAGTTCTTTATATGTAAAGTAACACAAAATTGTAACTAATCAAAAGGGATCCCGAGACTACAACAAACATCCAACTTGAGTTAAGATCAAGAAAAGGGTGGCAATATTCATTT
This genomic window from Tripterygium wilfordii isolate XIE 37 chromosome 9, ASM1340144v1, whole genome shotgun sequence contains:
- the LOC120006577 gene encoding cinnamoyl-CoA reductase-like SNL6 encodes the protein MKENEAKRARLDPEKPPVCVLDASTYVGFWIVKGLLRRGYTVHAALQTNGDTDLVKKMREMEKGEEGLVMFGVDCLDYHSILTALKGCSAVFCCLDSLDGYDEKMVDFEVRGAINVVEACAQTDTLEKIVFSSSLAASIWREDICSEKDVDEGSWSNQEFCRKLKLWYALAKTLSERAAWALAMDRMVNMVSVNAALVLGPAVTQQNPQSTMSYLKGAAQMYENGVLASVDVNFLADVHIRAFEDTSTCGRYFCFNQIVNTDEEAVKLAESLSPLICLPPRYECQGSEVYAERLRTKKLNKLVEGTAC